The following DNA comes from Ornithobacterium rhinotracheale DSM 15997.
GATCCACGAATGGATTTAATAAATGCCGAAATTATATCATAATGCTGTTCGCCCGTCTTGTCATAACGAGCCATATTCTGGTGAATGCATTTTTGCACCAAATCGTTGGTAATCACAATTTCAGCATCATTTGCCACGCTGTTTATTACCAATTCCAGCCCATTGAGCACTTTTCTAGCATCGCCTCCTGAGTATCGCAATAGAGCATCGGTTTCTTTAAGGCTAATATTTTTAGTTTTAAGCAAAGCATCATGCTGAATGGCGTTTTGCATCAATTCTTCCAAATCTTTCCGATCTAGAGCCTTTAAAGTATATACTTGGCAACGGGAGAGCAAGGCAGGCACCACTTCAAAGCTTGGATTCTCGGTTGTGGCACCAATGAGCGTGATATAGCCCTTTTCCACCGCACCCAGAAGCGAATCCTGCTGAGATTTATTAAATCTATGCACCTCATCTATAAACAAAATCGGATTTTTCTCGCTGGAGAAAAGCGTTTTCTTTTTAGCTTGTTCTATCACTTCGCGCACCTCTTTCACGCCAGCGTTTATAGCACTCAGCGTGTAAAATTCCCTGCCTGATAATTCAGCCAAAAGTTGCGCGAGCGTAGTCTTTCCCGTACCAGGTGGTCCCCACAAAATCATAGAAGCCAGCAAACCATTGTCCAGCATTACTTTGATGGGCGCATTATCGCCTACCAAATGCTTCTGGTTCACATATTGCTCAAGTGTTTTAGGACGCATGCGTTCGGCAAGGGGCGTATTCATTGTGGAAAGTGTTATTAATTAAACGATGTAAAATTGCACATTTTTACGGAATTTTACCGCATAATTTGCATCGAAGATTTTAGGGCAAGGGCGAAACAGCAATTAGGGAAAGAAGAAATAGTTTTTCACAATTTTCATTTAATACTATATAATATATTCTCTCTTTAAAATTTTTTAAAAAAGAATTACTTTTATTATTATGCCTGTGGAAATGTGGAAAACTTTGGTGAAAGAATTTGGCTAAAATCTATTTTATACAAGTTTTTAAATGGCTAAAAGTTTGTTTTTTAAACCGTTTAATCAGTTTTCAACAAATTAACAAACAAAGTGATTTTTGGATTTAAAAAATGAAAATTGCCATGCCGAAGTATTGAAATAGAGTTGATAATTTTACAATAGAAAATGAAAAATAAATTTGGAAATTATTCCTTAGCTTTGCTATTGTAATTTATTCTAAGAAATGCAAGGGAAATCTTTCATTTCTTGTTCACTTTAATTAAAAAATAATCAACAATGCGATAGTTTTTAAAAAGCACTGAACATGAATAATTTACATTAAATTTACGATTTACTAATGTTGAAAACTATAAAAATTATGAAAATTGCCATCGGATCAGACCACGCAGGTTACCCATTAAAAGAGAAAATTAAAGAACATCTAGCTTCAAAAGGAATTGAAATTCAAGATTTTGGAGCTTTTTCAACAGAGTCTGTAGACTATCCAGACTTTGCGCATCCCACGGCTACGGCTGTTGAAAACCACGATGCCGATTTAGGTATTCTACTTTGTGGCAGTGGAAACGGCATTGCGATGACGGCGAATAAGCACCAAGGAATCCGTGCAGCCATTTGCTGGAATACAGAATTGGCAGAATTGGCACGCCAACACAATAATGCCAATATTTTGGTATTGCCAGCACGCTTTATTTCAGAAGAATTAGGCTTAGAAATCGTTGATGCCTATTTAAATGCTAGTTTTGAAGGTGGACGCCATGAGCGACGCGTAGAAAAAATCGCTTGCAGCTGTTGATAACTCTATTAATTAAAGTATAAAATGATTCCGAAATGCGTTTTGGAATCATTTTTTATAGCTTAAAATCAATATTTTATGTCTAAAATCTTTCATTTTAAACAATTTGCGGTGGAACAAGAAGGTGCTGCAGCCAAAATCGGTACCGATGCGGTGTTGCTAGGTGCATGGTGTCCTGTGTTGCCAAGTTTTCAACATTGTTTGGATATCGGAACGGGCACGGGCGTCATTGCCTTGATGCTTGCTCAGCGTGGAGCCCAAGCGGTAGACGCCATAGAGCTGGATTCCGAGGCGTATAAAACGGCAAAATACAATTTTGAACAATCTCCTTGGGCAGAGCGATTAAATGTTTATAATGGTGATTTTTTAGATTTTTCGTGGGATAAAAAATATGATTTGGTGGTGAGCAATCCGCCATTTTATCAAGATTC
Coding sequences within:
- a CDS encoding replication-associated recombination protein A; amino-acid sequence: MNTPLAERMRPKTLEQYVNQKHLVGDNAPIKVMLDNGLLASMILWGPPGTGKTTLAQLLAELSGREFYTLSAINAGVKEVREVIEQAKKKTLFSSEKNPILFIDEVHRFNKSQQDSLLGAVEKGYITLIGATTENPSFEVVPALLSRCQVYTLKALDRKDLEELMQNAIQHDALLKTKNISLKETDALLRYSGGDARKVLNGLELVINSVANDAEIVITNDLVQKCIHQNMARYDKTGEQHYDIISAFIKSIRGSDPNAAVYWLARMIAGGEDLKFIARRLLILASEDIGNANPNALMLANNAFQAVTTIGYPEARIILSQCAVYLANSPKSNSTYHAINQALALVEETGDLPVPLHLRNAPTKLMKELDYGKDYKYAHSYDGNFVPQEYLPEDLSGTKLYEPGNNKRENIDRQALKNRWGDKYEY
- the rpiB gene encoding ribose 5-phosphate isomerase B; translated protein: MKIAIGSDHAGYPLKEKIKEHLASKGIEIQDFGAFSTESVDYPDFAHPTATAVENHDADLGILLCGSGNGIAMTANKHQGIRAAICWNTELAELARQHNNANILVLPARFISEELGLEIVDAYLNASFEGGRHERRVEKIACSC
- a CDS encoding tRNA1(Val) (adenine(37)-N6)-methyltransferase, yielding MSKIFHFKQFAVEQEGAAAKIGTDAVLLGAWCPVLPSFQHCLDIGTGTGVIALMLAQRGAQAVDAIELDSEAYKTAKYNFEQSPWAERLNVYNGDFLDFSWDKKYDLVVSNPPFYQDSFPIDDHGRARARSEAFLPFPQLIEKVASLLSPKGVFAVIIPYEYETQFLEESAKNGIFPQEILRVRGNAQSKIKRSCLALTSHPENLTQKKIFIEKARHVYNEDYISIVKDFYLKM